The genomic stretch TGGGGGACACCATGGAAGAAATGGAAAGATGGGAGTGGGCAGTTATCTCCTACGTACTTGGAGTTAAGTCCTTATTTTCTCCCTCACTAGGCGTTTGATTCTGACATTCCCTTAGCTTTGCTTAACTTCTACATATCGAACCCTCAACAAGAGATTTATGGCAAGCATAACTAAGTTCAACAACGCAAGTGATTAAGTATTATATTGAATGAGTGGCAGCAGCATCGATTTAGTTATGGGATTGTATCGGTATTGGGACACAAGTAATTAAGTATAcaataaatgttttttttttttttcatacataCGGATTAGCATATAATACATATATTTACTAACTATTGTTACCACCTAGATTAGAGCCTaggattcaaaaataaaatacaactcTAGAGCCAGTGTGACTAAGTTGTTCTTGAGACAACTTAAGATggatttttccatatttttttgaaaaatgatcaTTTGCACATGTATATATATGGTCACCAGTGGTCACCAGTACATACACATTAGACCCATTTATTTCCATTTAAGAGGGGGTATTTATGAAAGTAAGAGGATCAAGCGTTGGCTTATGACACATGTGCAGAGAACTGAACTCATCTTGGAACTaaataaaattggaaaaagaATGTTATCTAATCACGTGGCTCCTAAGCCAATACAAGGACCAATGAGGGGGCGCACATGAACATAAATAGAAgtgaatttttgaatttcacagAGGTGGAGATATCATTTAGCTGACCTCTATGCTTGGGCGTTGAAGCCACGCAATCAGAGATCGTTAACCACAATTTTAAATTTAGTGAAGACCTTGACCATGAAAAACATAATACTACTAAATAAGTATCATTAATTATTAATATTCTATTAAATATTACAGCACACCTAAGGATTTCCTGTAATTAATACAATTactagaaagaagaaaaataaggaaaattaaCCTGGATCAAACAATCACCACACAAGGGAACCCTTAACAATCAAATTAATTACTTTCACACAATATCAATACTATAAGGTACCACAGCCTAGTCTCTGTCATAGTAGTAGCATCCAATGGAGAGCAGCTAATCGGTACAGCAACGATACATGAGGAACTTCTCCATAGGTCGGCCACACTCGGCACAAACCACCATCTCTGGAATCCGACCAACAGTGCCCGGTAAGATGAGGCGACTGCAGTGATTCGGGGTGTGCAGCTGTTGCAGGTAATCATGGATTGCTGGCAGAAAACCCATTCTGTCTACGTTATCCTTCCACTTATCAAACTGTTGGAGGCAGCTCAGGATCGTGTCACCTTTGGCTTTGGCCATGTTACCAGATCCTTTACTGATCAGTACCCATCCTTGTTCGCTACCATCGAAGGTGAGCATGGTCACAATCTCCTGCATTATATGATCATTCTCGATGGTCTTCCCATGTTGCATCTTAGAGTGCCACATGCTCTCTAGTCGGATCCAGAAGAACCAGATGGATGTGAGGTCAGGCCAGCAATTGCTTAGCTTTTCTGTGGTGATGATGTTGTTGTTCCTTTTCACTCGATCCCTTGGATTGCTCTTCCCCACGTACACCATCTCGAATGGAATATGGGCAGTCGTGGCCACCCCTTTTGCTGCCTTTGTGAATTTTCTTATCCAATCAATGTCTTCCCCTCCATATAAGCAGATGAATTTGTCCTCGGTTATCTGTTAAGATTCATGGAACAAAGTTCAGTAATTGTAACTCTTTTAAGGCGGCTTTATGGTAGTCATCAAGAAAAATCTGTTCTatggaaaccaaaaaaaaaaaacgaaataaaatgatcgatttttttttttaaccaaaaaaaactTGGGCTGCATTTGTTAATCATTCAGAAAAaagtttttgacatttttttcgttctattggaacaaaaaaaggaataaagtgtttgataTCAACTTAATGTCTTCCGGTTTTTTAACgaaaaggtaaaaaaagaagaagctagaAACGCAAAATTATGGAAAGACAAAACCTTATTCCGTCATTTCAGTTTcatttcaaatataaaaaagtGAACAGCTAGGGTAATCGTTCcataccaaacaccattttttttttttaaacggcattttgacacaaactGAAAATTACATTTAACATTGTTTCTGGAAttaaatgactaccaaacacgaCCTTAGTGTTTTCCAacttttttggaatgaaaagggaaaagaaatgcaaaatgatggaacaacgaTACCTTGTTCTATCATTTCAATTTTGttccaaatccaaaaaaaaaaaaaaaaaaagtgaacaactcgGGTAATTGTTCCTGAAACAAGTtcatcaaacaccatttttctgttttaaaacAACActttgacacaaaaactgaaaattctgtttttaacACGAATTTCGTTTCTGAaactaaatgactaccaaacgcagcctaagttaAATGTGATGAAGAAGGAAAGAGTTATGGTGTTTAATTACCCAATTTAGTATCTGTGGGTCAATGCCATCAACTAGGAGTTCAAGTCTCCAAGTCTCCTCCCTCCAGAGGGCTTCCTCCCTCATGCTAGTGAAAGGGAAGGCAAGGCTTCCCCAGATCCACATCATGTGGAGAGCATTAGGGTTGGCGACCCTGCCTTGTGGATCTAACACCACCAAGATGGGCTTCTTGTTGAAGTGCCACACATCTTGGATGTATTTAATCACAGCTGGATCGATCAAAGAAGGGTGGTGCACAGAGTACCATGGCATCCTCGACTGCAATCGATCaaactctttttgtttttcttgtgtccATGGAAAATTTCTGTCCACCACTGGGAGCCAAACCACTTCGTACTGAGACTCTGGCCTTGTTGGCTGGTCTCGGGATTCTTTGTACATCTGCTCCAGAATCGAAAGCTCTTCTTGGGAGATATCCAAATCCGATATCAGTAGTAACACATTTTTCCTCCTCAGAACATCAACACCAACCTATTTGTGTCATGgcatattattattttgcataTGAGTCAAACACACAGAAATAAGTGATTGGTTcagcttagagagagagagagagagagagagagagagagagagaaacccgTTTCTTGGTGAGGCCTTCAAGAAGTGGATGTAGATCATCTTTAGCGTAAATCAATGCTTTAAGAATCTTCATATTGTCAATGTGGATCGTTTCAAAGAGTCGCACAAGTGTTAGATAAGCTTCGGCATGTTTCTTCTCCTCTgcatcatcatcaccaccaccaccgcagTGTTCACATAAAGAAATTTAGTAAGGTTGCATTTGAtagtcatccagaaaaatgtttctgtcgttttcCTTTCTATgggaattttaaaaaaaaaaaaaaaaagttatgctAGGCTAGGTTTGGGTACAAAGAAATAGCCTGTCACTTTTCTCTAAAAGTTAGAAATTCCACTACTTGCCACTTGTCAAAGTGTCAGACTATACAGAGCGTGGTCTGAGGAATCGGATCAGTGTCGGCCTAAATCGATCCAATTCTAAAATGATACTGTGCCAATGGATCGATACAaataatggtaaaaaaaaaaaaaaatcgaatctAGGGTTATTTCTATCTGATCCACACCAATCCGGATCATATTGGCCTTGTCAGATCCCAAACCTAATTCCATCTTCTCAAACCTTGATAGAGAGTTCCTAAGAAAAACATTCAAGGCTATTCCAACATATCAATCTTGATTATAAGGTAGGGCCGAAAACGATCCATCCCACTCACCCTCAGCCCGTGTTGCAAACCTAGTCacgttttttttcctttttgataagCCAAACATAGTCATGCACTATGCTATTTTCACTAGTAGCCCGGTCTCTGTCCAACtgatgatttctttttcttgctctAGCTGTTTGCTTGTAAAGAAAATGCCAATAATTTCTGAGGTCAAAAGTATTTTATGCGATATTCCGTTTTTGTGTTGGTTGTAAGGGAAATgcctttatttttcaaaaaaaaaaaaaatgcagacaGTTCCCTCCTTTCACTTTCCTTTCGCAactttccttgcaaccaaacggagatCTTAGGCTCTCAGTACCTAATTGACTCTCTTTTACAACTTTAATTTATATATCCCAACAACTTGTAGGCCCAAAGGAGAGCCCAAGCATGGCCGTTAAAAATGTCGATTGGGCTTCGCCTAGTTACTAACAATTAGTGCGGCACCTTGGTAACAAATAGTAGTGTAGCACCTTGGCTGAAGTCGACCTCAACCCTCCAAAGAAAATTGGACCAACCTTGGGTTCAAATCGTTCAAATTCATTAATTTCTCAATTCAGGCTTGTCCATGGTGCATACCCCCCCCCCACTTGAAAACATCCTTTCCAGCGAGTGCCACGGTGTGGCGAGCATTGGATGGTCGAGACGATATCAGGGCACGTGCCGATGTTATCTCAATCATCCGATGCTTGCCGCACCACTGCACTCGCGGCAGAAAATAATCATTTCCCCCCCCAACTCCAAACGCCCAACAAGTGAAGGACATTAGGGTTAGTCTTAAGTAGGCTAGAGCATTAGTTGCACTCATTAAGGATCtttggtttgaaaaaaaaaataaacaatgtatTGAAAAATATCCTTTCTATCTTTCCCTttcatttcacttcactttacTAACACAAATTTATTACCGTAGGAGAAAATTTGTTATGCCCAACTACATTACTACAATGATCTAAATCTTGTTACCATAGTTCATGGTTGATCTTACCTTTCCTAATCTATAAATAATTACATGTATGAGCACAAATAAGTTAGGCTATATGTTTGGCTGCAAGACAAatttaaagagaaggaaaatgaaatttttatactcaAAGAGATAATGTTTTTCAGATGGTCACACTATAAAAAAGGGAGGGGAAGGTAACGGCCAAGAAACTCAAACTCGAGACCTcatagtggtttttttttttttttcctttgtgagaaaaaaatattgtattaaaaaccaaaatagcTACAAATTTTCAACATCATACATAATCATGtttggttttctcaaccaaTCATCAAGTGAAGAGTATAAAGACTTATTAGAATGTATATACATGCGACCTCAGGCATCAAAAATCACGTAAAGGAGGTCAGAGATGGGGTTAATGTTTAATCTACTTCAATTCCTTGCTTCCAACTGCGGAGGGGGAGAGTCCTTTACAGGTCAAAAGTACAAGTATCTGTTGGGAGTCCCAAGGAAACCGACATTTGATACAGCTTCAGAGCTTTAGGAGTTAGGAGAGGAGTGGTCTTCAAGTCCTGGAGTGTCTACAATCTGCAGGGCTTGAGATCTTGACTGACTCCTGTAATTCGTCCAAATTGCCTCGGGACCCATATGTTGATTGTTGTAATTACGTGGACCTAGCATAAGAATGCTGACGCCAACATGTATACGTATTGTAGGGTCCCACTATATTTGCTTTGCTAGCACGGTCGGgggctttatatatatatatatggcgtTGGTCAAACGTGACATTCATTCCCACAATGATTTTATGTCAGTTTTCTATGGATTATGTTTCCTGCATGGGAGCCTCCGCTAGCGCCTCATCATTCTTTTGTCTCTCCTACCCTAAAATGGACTATTTGTAAATTTTGTCAATACGGAGGGtggttttaggtatcagtaTCAGATTATCTATCATATCATATTGGTTAAGATTGATCTCGATACCTGATCAATCTAAGATTAAGTATCGTATCAATATGAGGGGTAAAattataagtaaaaaaaaactatttttttaatgaaaaataggaGTAATATTGATCAATCCAATTCGATACAATCGATTTTGGATTGTTATCGTATcaatttcaaattagaccgataTAGAGACCAATatcaataactaaatccttaaTAGAGAGTGCTCACTGGTTCTCGCCTGTCCAAGTACCTTTAGCTATTAAGCAAGAAAACATGAACCAAGTTTTTATTAGAAGAAAATATCGTTGTCAGGTTGTGCCCTCAGCCTAGACATTTAGTCCCGTGAAAATTAGACTACCTTGGGCCCTTAGCCCCTGTGTAGATGTTCATGCACGCTCTCACATTGGCCTAGGTGTTGATGGACGGGTCACACGACTTGGTAGCAAACCTCTACTCTAGTAACTAAGTTTTAGGAAAAGCTTTTTTGAGCGAATGATTAAAGTACACAAGGATCtgttctctccctttctctctcctctttacatAAAATGACAACTTTGTCCCCTATTTTTATGATATCGTTTCCACCACTCCTCAATCCTTCTTGGTTTCTTAGATTCAGCTGACTGTGATTTTACTATtcaaatatatacaaaaatgaatttgaatataatatattatgtaCATATACCTTTTGTATGTATgctaaaaaatatatgataccATAGTATAAATATTTAGATTAATTCATATCTAGGTTTAGGAGAAGCATTTTGCTTTCCTTTACCCATGTGAACCTTCATCCACCGCTGTGATctcattattattttctttcattgatGAATCCTTATAATATCATTGGCACAACTCCAAGAGACCCgtccaaatttaaaaaataacggAATAATATGATACCTCGACAAACAAATGAAAAAGCACACCACCTCAGGCCAAAGCATAGGTTCATAGCAACAAAATAAATGAAGGGGTCCTTTCATATAAGGATGTAAGAAATAGACATAAAAGTGACAACTTACCCTACCCTGGTTGTTGAGAGAATATTTTCCCATAAATTATATAATGGACAAGGTTTATCTTTCTGAAAGCAAAAGGGGCATCATCACTTTCTgctctctatttctctcctctagGCATGGAATGACCTCATCGCCTAAAGAAAAAGACATAAAATTCAAGGTGTTGATgcaccttctctttttttttttattatttttttaagtgttGATTCACCCTCCACTTCTTAGaattattgtttattttatatatatgcttagagaaaaaagaatccacataataataatatttttctctCACATATGAttggttttttattattttctttcttttcttactcATGTAGACCCTTTGTAGATATATTATTCTCCACATTGTTATTTTTGTGGTTTGCGAATTCCTCCGCGTCAAGAGCCTCCCTCAAATCCTCAAtataaaattaaaggaaaaaaaaaagttttcttcaAAAGATTCTTAAGTAGAATTGttatttctaaaatttaaaaagaaaaacaaaattttaacctttttaaatataatatttgattattattaacttttttttttaaattaaaccaAACTGAACCCGCTTTCGATCCGTTCTCTTCACCAATTTAAGGGACGAGGGAACCCCCTTATCAACGTAGATCAGACAGAATTAAGACAAGTGGGCCCAAGCTTTGCTTGGCCATGGGAAATTCCCAAAGAAGATCAATAATCATGGGTCCCACCGACCAGATTTACCTTATTAAAGTGGTACTACgaacttttaccaaaaaaataaaaaagtaataatagGAACAAAGTAAAGCTAGTTGCAGTAATTCCAGATGGGTTATGCTTATCTTTCCTTATCCACTCTGTAGGATATGGTTTTCATTTTCAGCTTTTTGGTAGACCCCACCAACCTTATCTTTCCTTTTCCACTCTGTGGAAATAACCAATCACTTTTCTCTTAAAGTTGGCAGTTTTCACTGTTTGCCACCTGTCAAACTGTACCTCAGCAACGTGAAACATGGTGACCCGTGAGCCCATACCTGGACCCGAACCTGATGTTTCTCAATAACAAACTTCAACTTTCAACTTAACACTTCAGCCCGTGGGCTTGTTCATGGTTGGATCATAATATAATGCCAACCCAAGACAGACTGGGTTGGGCTATCCTTTGATGCCTTGGTTGAAGTCAAAACTTCTTTGGATTTATGATACCTAATTTCAAATACCTTAAAGATTGTAAGCAATAGTtcaggcaataggtataagataTTGAtagtaaaaattatataattttaaattgaaagttgacttattttttcaaattgatccTCTAAAATAGGGGAAGAAATCCTCTAACTTATGTAGAATTGAGTCGAATTACTCTCTTTAAAGTATTTGAACTTCCCATATACGTATGCGGTTCTATTGACCGTACATCATCACCTGcaaaataaaacaactctcTATCACTTAAGGTGCGCTCCAATAAGCGATTCTAACAGGTATGTCCAAAGGTAATGCTTAAGAATCCAATAGAACCGAAGAGAGAAGTACAAAATAGGGAATAGAACACTTGCAATAAGCAATAAACAATAAACTTCCCATAGTATGTATGTACGCATTTCATATAGAACAACATATACAGTAGGATGTGCATAATCTATAAACAGAACCATAGTTCAGTATTTATAGAGTGTAGGCCTTTGAATTCGAATTGTGGGTTCTTTGACTAACCCACACCTGTACTTGACCCTGAACCAGCTTGGCTTAACGTGCGTGcacgattcaaaagcaccccatgAAAtccacacacagacacacatgACAAAGGAAAGCTCCTCTCTAAAGGGTTTGCTTCCATAAGAAACAATCCTACATATGTCCAAGTTTTCTTTCCTCCCAAACCAATGCGGAACTAACATTGTGAGATGTCTTCATTACACCTCCACAAGTCTTAAAGACAAAGAAAAGACACTTTTGATGAGGAAAACTAAATTCAAAATGATCATTTTAAAAAGACTAatttgaccatagtttgaaacttaaattctaACAATAAATAGTAGAAACCAACAAATTTGTGTAATTCATTT from Macadamia integrifolia cultivar HAES 741 chromosome 14, SCU_Mint_v3, whole genome shotgun sequence encodes the following:
- the LOC122060613 gene encoding protein SIEVE ELEMENT OCCLUSION B-like translates to ISLCEHCGGGGDDDAEEKKHAEAYLTLVRLFETIHIDNMKILKALIYAKDDLHPLLEGLTKKRVGVDVLRRKNVLLLISDLDISQEELSILEQMYKESRDQPTRPESQYEVVWLPVVDRNFPWTQEKQKEFDRLQSRMPWYSVHHPSLIDPAVIKYIQDVWHFNKKPILVVLDPQGRVANPNALHMMWIWGSLAFPFTSMREEALWREETWRLELLVDGIDPQILNWITEDKFICLYGGEDIDWIRKFTKAAKGVATTAHIPFEMVYVGKSNPRDRVKRNNNIITTEKLSNCWPDLTSIWFFWIRLESMWHSKMQHGKTIENDHIMQEIVTMLTFDGSEQGWVLISKGSGNMAKAKGDTILSCLQQFDKWKDNVDRMGFLPAIHDYLQQLHTPNHCSRLILPGTVGRIPEMVVCAECGRPMEKFLMYRCCTD